The Eleginops maclovinus isolate JMC-PN-2008 ecotype Puerto Natales chromosome 18, JC_Emac_rtc_rv5, whole genome shotgun sequence genome segment GTCCCACCCCTGTGGTCAGCGCTAATGAAAACCATGCGTGATGAGGCAGCTGCTTTCTCTTTCTCGATCTCGTACTGCGAATCAACGTCGTGCTGCGCTGCAATCAGGGGCTTTCAGGGGCTAATCTACCCTAGGGGTAGCTTCAGGGTTTCGGGGGGTTACTTTATAAATGTAATCCGTTTAGTTacctgtttaaaaatgtaaaatactctGAGTATAAAAGTAACGAGATTACTTTCTGTTAATTTTGGGGTATGGAAGAGGAACTCCGTCTGGAgcgaacacagggattttagtcttaACATGGAACTAATTACCTCCAGAGGTGAAAAGGAAATAGGTCCACTCTTGATTAACATAAATACCTTTTGGGCAATACTTTGGACCATCTTTAACCTGGATAACAGTTGCAATGTCTCACAGCAGTGACTCGACGTCTGTAGTATCTTGAtgtaaaatctgaaaatgaagaCATCTGTATTTGGCAAAACTGTCCTAGTTTGATTTCTATAGATACTGAGATATAGaggccagacagacagacagacagacagacagacagacagacagacagacagacagacagacagacagacagacagacagacagacagacagacagacagacagacagacagacagacagacagacagcaggatATTGTATGTTCAATAAGTCTGAAAGTTGTGGAATAttcaatagaataaatatagaatgtacaTTATGGTTTAAGTCCAGTTATCAAAGGGAATAAAAGTTATCCGTTTGATTACCTGTTAAGAAAGGTAaactaatctgagtatcaaagTAACATGATTACTCTCCGTTACTTTTGGGGTGAGAGGaaatccctctggagggagcacagggattttagcctttgcagaccatttacatgcaccaaaacttaactaacacactacaggtgaGGGAGAAAaccaccccccaaaaaacaaaaagcataatatggtcTCTCTAAGGTTTGGGTGTTTTGATAAGGAACTTTTGTTTGCTTAGCTTTACAAAGACTGCATGATTTAAGTAAATATTTGGCCATTTGAGTGAATCCTTACCAGAGACATGTTCTCTTGGAACTTAATGGTAAATGTTACATCTCCTGTCTCAAAGAGAGGCTGATCTGGGTGGCTAGCTGACTGTGAAAGATCCCATTAAGGGAAAATCATAGTGGAGAATGAGGGCAGGTACACTTGACGGTTGCAGACTATACAAAACTtgtgaaagaggagaagaagtcTGTTCAATGTTGAATAAAGCAGGACCAATGCCTCTGCTTTGTATCATTTTCTGGGGCTCTATATCTTTTGATATGCTTGGTGAACCTCTGCTTTTGTTATGTTATAAAGGCATAAGACTTATGGTTACACACATTTCCAAAGGGAATAATGTTATCGAAACCACGGCCTGGCTTGACATTCACAGATGTGCATTGAGCCATGAATGCAAGTCAAACCTTCCATAAATGTTCCATACGATACACATCTCTCCTTTTATTGTTCACACTCATCATCGCACTCATGTTATCTGCAGCCATGTGTGCATGTAAGGAACTCTTGAAGAGTGAGGAGTATTCCCTTGCTCCAGtataaacacagacaggagtGAAAGCGCTCTGAGTGTTTGACTCGTAGCAGGCTCCTCCtctgtgtatttttataaaGCTATAAAGAACACCATGCAGAGAAAGAGCACAAGTCAGCCATTATCCCTGGACTGCCCTCGATTTGGCCACGCTCCCTTTTAGAAAACTCCGGCTTTGTTCCCTTCTTAACTCGCTCCATGTCCTCAGTCTATCAGCTCTCCTGGTATGCGGTGTCATTACTACGGTATTCACTGGTCCTTGTTGCAGCTcaactctgtgttttctctttgtgaGACAagattactttccgttacttttgggGTATGGaagaggaactccctctggagcgaacacagggattttagtcttaACATGGAACTAATTACCTCCAGAGGTGAAAAGGAAATAGGTCCACTCTTGATTAACATAAATACCTTTTGGGCAATAGTTTGGACCATCTTTAACCTGGATAACAGTTGCAACGCCTCACAGCAGTGACTCGACGTCTGTAGTATCTTGAtgtaaaatctgaaaatgaagaCATCTGTATTTGGCAAAACTGTCCTAGTTTGATTTCTATAGATACTGAGATATAGAGGCCAAGTCCCCATTATTATGTTGATTTAATTGTGGTGTTCCCCAGGGGTCTTGTTGCAGCTcaactctgtgttttctctttgtgaAAGAGCCCACACACACCCTTTAGTCACCACAGACAATTAGAAAAGCCTCTCATCGCTACGGCAGAGAGACTTAATGCACTCTTTCTTTTTAGGTTAATTAACCTCAAGATGTTCATTAACATGGAACCAATTACCTCCAGAGGTGAAAAGGAAATAGGTCCACTCTTGATTAACATAAAGATCTTTTTGGGAATGGTTCAGACCATCTTTAACCTGGATAACAGTTCCAACGTATCACAGCAGTGACTCAACATCTGTAGTGTCTTGATGCAGACATCTGTATTTGGCATAACCGTCTAAGTTTTGATTTCTATAGAAAGTAAAATGTCGAGGCCAAGTCCCCATTATTGAATATATGAATGTTGATTTAATTGTGGTGTTCCCCAGGGTTCTAAACCCGGCCCACTGTTGTTTTCAATTTGTACGTTTCTGTCAGTCAGCTGATACTAAACGATGTTGTCCCCTTCTGTGCAAATGTCTGTCCTTTCTTTTTGACTGGACGTCACaattgattatatatttttttcaaatcaccTGTTGCACAACGTGGTGCATTTCCTCTCTTGACCAATCAGGATGTGACTAGATTATTGCTCTTGGGCTTCAAAGAGGTGAAGAActattgatttatatatttgaagatgcattttaaaactttgCTGGAGTTTATAGATTGATAATTGCCTTTCTACTCTTGATCAGAACAGATAGTTCTAattatacaatatttattttcttgactAATGATGACCTGGCGCCCGCAGgcttcatttattatttattgatgtatttttataaattaacACTTTATATGCATTTCTATATTATTGAAGAGGCATTTTTTCTATTATTGAAGAGGCATTTCGTTATAATGAGAAGGCATTTTAGGATTATTATGCCCACATTTTTCACTTAAGacacttgtttttgtgtctgtttgcgAATCAGCACTgccacaaacattttaaaataggcCTAGAtgaatattgaatatatatttgatctgtttctctcctcatcTGTGTCATTTATTGGTACGTTTGTCACAAAACTCTTCTATAGAACATCCGGGACAGAGAGCAGGCAGACTTTCAGGATTTGAAAGGGTTTTTGGATTTGAAGtcgtgtttattttcatttttcgCCCTGTGAAAAACTGCAGTTGAAAAGATAATGGTGTCATCATCTCTTGCTGCATATTCATGTTTGTTATACACGGTGTTGTTCAAAACACAAGTCTAAtggtgtctgtttgtgtcttcctGCAGGTGGCCTACCTGGGTAAGGTGACTATCTCTGGGACTCAGTTCCTGTCCGGCTGCACAGAGTCAGCGGTGGTGGGTCTGGTGGAGCGTCACGGCCAGCAGCAGTGTAACTCTCTGCTGGAGATCCGGCCCTTCCAGGTGCGTCTCCATCACCTGGACGGGCACGGCGAGGCCTCGGTAACCATGGACACCTACCAGGTGGCGCGGATCGCCTACTGCACAGCGGACCACAGCGTCAGTCCCAACGTGTTCGCCTGGATCTACCGGGAGATCAACGACGACCTCACCTTCCAGATGGACTGCCACGCCGTGGAGTGCGAGAGCAAGCTGGAGGCCAAGAAGCTGGCGCACTCGATGATGGAGGCTTTCCGCAAGACTTTCCACAGCATGCGCAGCGACGGCCGCATCCACAAGAGCGGCTCGTCGGACGACTTCGCTGAGGACTCTTCCTCCCCCGAAGACTCGACCCCGGACGACGGTTGATCTAAAGCTCACCCAATCTCCGGATGCCCATCCTCACAGAGTGGAAGGATGGACAGATTaccttctctctccatctccccccTACCGTTTCTTTCTCTTATCAATTTGGAACAAAAACAACCGACCCTGTGAACCAACACGCCCAGGATAGTTACGTTTGGAAAGGGAAGGTGGAGGTACAGGAGTTACAAAAGACCTACATTTACGTACAGGGATAGCAAAGTGCTGCCACTTTGAGTAAACGGTCCTGGAAGACCAAATGGAGGGCTTTTAAGGACCGCTGCAAGCACCCTCAAGAGATTCACTCGACGTTTCCATCCACATTCTCAAACCACTGTTACTCTTGCACTCAGAGACTCTGTGTGTGGTTCTTAAGCTTTCTCACCtaggaaacaacaacaacaaacttttAGTCCCTGTTCCTCCTTCCCCAGATCTATTGCTACTCTTGCCATGTAGGGACCTCTGCAAAAATAGGCGTGTGACCTATTTCGAGGTCCCAACCCCAGAGTTTAAGAGACTATTGGAGCACATAaactctttaaatgtttgatctCTGTTACAATGCCTTCGACCTCGGTAAAAGCAAATGAGGatgtgaaagaaaaggaaagcccTTAAGCACTATAACTATCATGGCACCAACCCCCAAATTTCTCGCTGGCATGGCTTTTAATCACAGGTACGATGGAGCCACAGCTTCTACCGCTGTCTCGATTTAATAGGTACTTAAAGATCCAGAGTATGGGTACAGCACCTTGAAGGAAATCGGTGCTAGAGACAGTATATTTTAGAAGTCCTCAAAGGCCTGACTCCCTTAATCATCTTCTGTTTTGAGTATACCAAAAGTCAGATTATGTGCCTCACTTTCCTCTCACATTAGTTTGGTCTCTTACCCAGGtccttgtgtgtatgtgtgtgtgccaaccGATTTTTCTGTGTGTAACTGCTTCTGTACTTAGTGTATATGAATGTACACGTGAGTGCTTGCATCTCTGTGtctggaagagagagagggggtgggagggaggATACGAATGATTACCTGGAAGACTTCTCAAGCATCCATTTTTGatgcgtttaaaaaaaaatcaagacatGGTACTGTGACCGTTCGCCAcgttttcttactttttatctCGTGTGAAATGAGTCTGAATGTGCCGGTCGCTAAACACACAGCCGTCCAAACGTAACGACTGATGGCCTGTGCTGAATGTACGACGAGTCCAACGTGCTGTGAGAGCCCCCCGCCGTC includes the following:
- the pid1 gene encoding PTB-containing, cubilin and LRP1-interacting protein isoform X2, with translation MLKTKLNVLTLRKEPLPTVIFHEPEAIELCSTTPLTKGRTHAGYKVAYLGKVTISGTQFLSGCTESAVVGLVERHGQQQCNSLLEIRPFQVRLHHLDGHGEASVTMDTYQVARIAYCTADHSVSPNVFAWIYREINDDLTFQMDCHAVECESKLEAKKLAHSMMEAFRKTFHSMRSDGRIHKSGSSDDFAEDSSSPEDSTPDDG
- the pid1 gene encoding PTB-containing, cubilin and LRP1-interacting protein isoform X1 — translated: MWQPASERLQHFQTMLKTKLNVLTLRKEPLPTVIFHEPEAIELCSTTPLTKGRTHAGYKVAYLGKVTISGTQFLSGCTESAVVGLVERHGQQQCNSLLEIRPFQVRLHHLDGHGEASVTMDTYQVARIAYCTADHSVSPNVFAWIYREINDDLTFQMDCHAVECESKLEAKKLAHSMMEAFRKTFHSMRSDGRIHKSGSSDDFAEDSSSPEDSTPDDG